A part of Desulfovibrio sp. JC010 genomic DNA contains:
- a CDS encoding sigma-54-dependent Fis family transcriptional regulator gives MSDNKKYKLLFKDRIGIVFDITKLMLEHKLNIISMEVEQKDGFAQISLEVENGHSFKPEEILALFSTLPGIDSQSELKRLPQEKREKWFRILFDGMSEGIVSVNSKGIINTANSVACRILNTPYESLVNTYVGEITPKNNLLMECMQKRIPVNRRKSAVTSTGRVDFYGSAKPIHDSQGDFVGAVLLMKDLQEVKAMVDAVMTPIDFKFDDFIGESPAIKNLITFAKRIAELDTIVSITGESGTGKELFARAIHFESGRPGPFIPINCAALPEQLIESELFGYIDGAFTGAKKKGKPGLFEAAQNGTIFLDEIGDMPPGPQAKILRVLQEGCVRRIGGVEEIPVNARVITATNKNLNDMVAAGDFREDLFYRINVLSIQIPPLRERGFDITLMAESFLNRFNRKLEKKEQTISRSGQDKLLAYSWPGNVRELQNVIERASIFSNSNEISAESIHINAKQESNCGQQCRAVPLTLQSGASLKDMVGKYEMKILLDTLNSTPSIRKAARRLSISHTALLKKIQKHQLYNQEKDQPWQAAVSAD, from the coding sequence ATGAGTGATAATAAAAAATACAAGCTTCTGTTTAAGGACCGTATCGGAATTGTATTCGACATCACCAAATTGATGCTGGAGCACAAGCTGAACATTATCAGCATGGAAGTGGAGCAAAAGGACGGTTTTGCCCAGATTTCACTGGAAGTGGAAAACGGACATTCCTTTAAACCAGAAGAAATACTTGCCCTTTTCTCCACCCTGCCCGGCATTGACAGCCAGAGCGAGCTCAAGCGGTTGCCGCAGGAAAAAAGGGAAAAATGGTTCCGCATCCTTTTTGACGGCATGAGCGAAGGCATCGTTTCGGTCAATTCCAAAGGGATTATCAACACCGCCAACAGCGTTGCCTGCCGCATCCTGAACACCCCCTACGAAAGCCTGGTCAACACCTATGTCGGCGAAATTACGCCAAAAAACAACCTGCTCATGGAATGCATGCAGAAACGCATTCCGGTCAACAGGCGAAAATCCGCAGTGACCAGCACTGGACGGGTGGATTTTTACGGCTCGGCAAAACCCATCCATGATTCACAGGGCGATTTCGTCGGCGCAGTCCTGCTCATGAAGGACCTGCAGGAAGTGAAAGCCATGGTCGATGCGGTCATGACCCCCATTGATTTCAAATTCGACGACTTCATCGGCGAAAGCCCGGCCATCAAGAACCTGATTACTTTTGCCAAGCGCATTGCCGAGCTGGACACCATTGTATCCATCACCGGAGAAAGCGGCACAGGTAAGGAACTATTCGCCCGGGCCATCCACTTTGAAAGCGGCAGACCCGGTCCGTTCATCCCCATCAACTGTGCAGCCCTGCCCGAACAGCTTATTGAAAGCGAACTCTTCGGATACATTGACGGAGCCTTCACCGGAGCCAAGAAAAAAGGCAAACCCGGCCTTTTTGAAGCTGCTCAGAACGGAACCATCTTTCTTGATGAAATAGGTGACATGCCTCCCGGACCGCAGGCCAAAATCCTGCGCGTGCTGCAGGAAGGATGTGTACGCCGCATCGGCGGGGTTGAGGAGATTCCGGTCAATGCCAGAGTGATCACCGCAACCAACAAAAACCTGAACGACATGGTTGCCGCCGGAGATTTCCGCGAAGACCTTTTTTACCGCATCAACGTCCTGAGCATCCAGATTCCTCCTCTTCGCGAAAGAGGATTTGATATAACACTCATGGCCGAGTCCTTCCTGAACCGCTTCAACCGCAAGCTGGAAAAAAAGGAACAGACCATCAGCAGGTCAGGACAGGACAAATTGCTGGCCTACAGCTGGCCGGGCAATGTCCGTGAACTGCAAAATGTCATTGAACGAGCTTCCATCTTCAGCAATTCCAATGAAATTTCAGCTGAATCCATTCATATTAATGCCAAGCAGGAATCAAACTGCGGCCAGCAGTGCAGAGCCGTCCCGCTCACACTTCAAAGCGGAGCGTCGCTCAAGGACATGGTCGGCAAATACGAAATGAAAATACTGCTCGACACCCTCAACTCTACTCCCAGCATCCGCAAGGCCGCCCGGAGACTGAGCATATCCCACACGGCACTGCTCAAAAAAATACAAAAACATCAACTATATAACCAAGAAAAAGATCAACCGTGGCAAGCGGCAGTCTCTGCCGATTAA
- the ald gene encoding alanine dehydrogenase, whose protein sequence is MRVGILKEIKAEENRVSMTPSGVEVMIANGHELWVEKTAGVGSGFSDEDYIAAGAKIIDTPAEIYAECEMVMHVKEPQASEYDMVREGQIVFTYFHFAPDEPLTRAFVKNKSIAIAYETVEGGKGDLPLLTPMSEVAGRMSVQEGAKYLERYYGGRGMLMGGVTGVTPANVVVIGGGVVGTNAAQMACGLGAKVTILDMNLERLRYLSEIMPKNCFPMMSSPALLRELVQEADVVIGAVLVAGAKAPKLVTREMLKTMKDGSVIVDVAIDQGGCFETSKPTTHGDPVYDVEGVIHYCVANMPGAVPMTSTMALTNATLPYALQIANKGWKQAAQDSNAIKTGLNMVGGKVTYKGVAEAFDLEFTPVESVLYDN, encoded by the coding sequence ATGAGAGTTGGTATCTTGAAAGAAATCAAGGCAGAAGAGAACAGAGTATCCATGACACCCTCCGGTGTTGAAGTCATGATCGCAAACGGTCACGAGCTGTGGGTTGAAAAAACCGCAGGTGTGGGCAGCGGTTTCTCCGATGAAGACTACATTGCAGCCGGTGCCAAAATCATCGACACTCCCGCTGAAATTTATGCGGAATGCGAAATGGTCATGCATGTTAAAGAACCTCAGGCTTCTGAGTACGACATGGTTCGTGAAGGCCAGATCGTTTTCACCTATTTCCACTTTGCTCCTGACGAGCCCCTGACCCGCGCATTCGTCAAAAACAAATCCATTGCCATCGCTTACGAAACCGTTGAAGGCGGCAAAGGCGACCTGCCCCTGCTGACTCCCATGTCTGAAGTTGCAGGACGTATGTCCGTTCAGGAAGGTGCCAAATACCTCGAACGCTACTACGGTGGACGCGGCATGCTCATGGGCGGCGTTACCGGTGTTACTCCCGCAAACGTCGTTGTTATCGGCGGCGGTGTTGTAGGTACCAACGCAGCACAGATGGCCTGCGGTCTGGGTGCCAAAGTAACCATTCTCGACATGAACCTCGAAAGACTGCGTTACCTCTCTGAAATCATGCCCAAGAACTGCTTCCCCATGATGAGCAGCCCCGCACTTCTCCGTGAACTGGTTCAGGAAGCTGATGTTGTTATCGGCGCAGTTCTGGTTGCCGGTGCAAAAGCTCCCAAGCTGGTTACCCGCGAAATGCTCAAAACCATGAAAGACGGCTCCGTAATCGTCGACGTTGCCATCGACCAGGGCGGTTGCTTTGAAACTTCCAAGCCCACCACCCACGGTGATCCCGTCTACGATGTTGAAGGCGTTATCCACTACTGCGTTGCCAACATGCCCGGTGCAGTGCCCATGACTTCCACCATGGCCCTGACCAACGCCACCCTGCCCTACGCTCTCCAGATCGCCAACAAAGGCTGGAAACAGGCAGCTCAGGACAGCAATGCCATCAAGACCGGTCTGAACATGGTCGGCGGCAAAGTTACCTACAAGGGCGTTGCCGAGGCATTCGACCTCGAATTCACCCCGGTTGAATCCGTTCTTTACGACAACTAG
- a CDS encoding sodium:alanine symporter family protein: MEFLTLLDGIVGKIGAFAWGPPMLVLLVGTGIWLTFSLRGLQFRKLWYALYLALIKRKEDTDEPGDITHFQALMTALSATVGTGNIAGVATAIAVGGPGALFWMWMTGLVGMATKYAEAVLAVKYRVVDENGEMSGGPMYYISKGLNMPWLGTLFAIFASIAAFGIGNMVQSNSVADAVEATYGVSPYITGALLTILTAAVILGGIKKIGKVTGLLVPVMIVFYMVGASYIILINIAEVPAALAFIVEQAFNPTAAVGGFAGSTIMLAVRMGVARGVFSNESGLGSAPIAAAAAQTKEPVTQALVSMTQTFIDTIIVCTMTGLVLILTGTWSSGATGAELTTIGFGAGFSGGEHIVTIGLILFAYSTILGWCYYGEKSIEYLFGVKAVLPYRLVFICFVGVGAIAKLSFVWNLSDTFNGLMAIPNLVGLLLLTPVVVTETKKYFAKQGSTAKTSAATETEK, translated from the coding sequence ATGGAATTCTTGACCTTACTGGACGGAATAGTTGGTAAAATCGGCGCATTTGCATGGGGACCGCCCATGCTTGTCCTGCTCGTCGGAACCGGAATCTGGCTTACTTTTTCTCTACGCGGACTGCAATTCAGAAAACTGTGGTACGCCCTCTACCTCGCTCTTATTAAACGCAAAGAAGATACTGACGAACCCGGTGATATCACTCACTTTCAGGCCCTGATGACCGCCCTTTCCGCAACAGTGGGTACCGGTAACATCGCAGGTGTGGCAACCGCCATCGCTGTCGGTGGTCCCGGCGCACTGTTCTGGATGTGGATGACAGGCCTCGTAGGCATGGCCACCAAGTACGCGGAAGCAGTACTGGCCGTTAAATACCGCGTTGTGGACGAAAACGGCGAAATGAGCGGTGGTCCCATGTACTACATTTCCAAGGGCCTCAACATGCCCTGGCTGGGTACCCTCTTCGCCATCTTCGCATCCATCGCCGCTTTCGGTATCGGTAACATGGTTCAGTCCAACTCCGTTGCCGATGCAGTTGAAGCCACTTACGGCGTTTCCCCCTACATCACTGGTGCACTGCTGACTATCCTGACCGCTGCCGTTATCCTCGGCGGTATCAAAAAGATCGGTAAAGTTACCGGACTGCTCGTGCCTGTCATGATCGTTTTCTACATGGTCGGCGCATCCTACATCATTCTGATCAACATCGCTGAAGTTCCCGCAGCCCTCGCTTTCATCGTAGAGCAGGCATTCAACCCCACCGCAGCAGTCGGCGGATTTGCCGGATCAACCATCATGCTCGCAGTACGCATGGGTGTTGCCCGCGGCGTATTCTCCAACGAATCCGGTCTCGGTAGTGCTCCTATCGCAGCAGCAGCAGCACAGACCAAAGAACCTGTAACTCAGGCTCTGGTCTCCATGACCCAGACCTTCATCGATACCATCATCGTCTGTACCATGACCGGTCTCGTACTGATCCTTACCGGTACCTGGTCCAGCGGTGCCACAGGTGCTGAGCTGACCACCATCGGTTTCGGCGCAGGTTTCAGCGGCGGTGAACATATCGTTACCATCGGCCTGATTCTTTTCGCCTACTCCACCATCCTCGGCTGGTGCTACTACGGTGAAAAATCCATAGAATACCTGTTCGGTGTAAAAGCAGTACTGCCCTACCGTCTTGTATTCATCTGCTTCGTAGGTGTAGGTGCCATCGCCAAGCTCAGCTTCGTATGGAACCTTTCCGACACCTTCAACGGTCTCATGGCTATCCCCAACCTTGTCGGCCTCCTGCTGCTGACTCCGGTTGTTGTGACTGAAACCAAGAAGTACTTTGCAAAGCAGGGTTCCACAGCAAAAACCTCCGCTGCTACTGAAACTGAAAAGTAG
- the alr gene encoding alanine racemase, whose translation MNNPASFAPVWAEIDLQAIKHNFSEVQRLVKKQSKIMAVVKADAYGHGLPEVAKNLSSAGADYFGVARLDEAITLRSQGIDKPILVLGYTPPEAAAQLQKHDIIQTVFSTDYGLRLNEQARTGGKIKIHIKIDTGMGRLGLVQETMNGMLPESVAVIHQLPHLETEGIFTHFAASDEADKTSALAQLRLFKNTLAELEQRGIHIPLKHAANSAAIIDLPESYLDMVRPGIMLYGLYPSSGVHQINADLKPAMQIKARIAQVKEVPAGFRISYGHTYTTTAPTRLATIPLGYADGYRRQLSSAGKVLVHGIQAPIVGRVCMDQSVIDVGKIKDVQAGDEVVIIGKQEKAELSAERMACELGTINYEIVSTLMARVTRIYKGI comes from the coding sequence ATGAATAATCCGGCCAGCTTTGCCCCGGTCTGGGCTGAAATTGACCTGCAAGCCATTAAACACAATTTTTCGGAAGTACAGCGTCTGGTAAAAAAGCAGTCAAAAATCATGGCTGTGGTCAAGGCGGATGCGTACGGACACGGGCTGCCTGAAGTAGCCAAGAATTTAAGCAGTGCCGGAGCGGATTATTTCGGTGTGGCACGGCTGGACGAAGCAATCACCCTGCGCAGTCAGGGGATTGATAAACCTATTCTGGTCCTCGGGTATACTCCCCCGGAAGCTGCTGCACAATTGCAGAAACACGACATCATCCAGACCGTTTTCTCTACGGATTACGGATTGCGGCTCAATGAGCAGGCCCGTACCGGCGGGAAAATTAAAATCCATATTAAAATCGACACCGGCATGGGCCGTCTGGGGCTGGTGCAGGAAACCATGAACGGCATGCTCCCGGAATCAGTAGCCGTAATCCACCAGCTTCCCCATCTGGAGACAGAAGGAATTTTCACCCATTTCGCGGCCAGCGATGAAGCGGATAAAACCAGTGCTCTGGCCCAGCTTAGACTGTTCAAAAACACTCTGGCCGAGCTGGAACAACGCGGCATCCATATCCCCCTCAAGCATGCGGCCAACAGCGCGGCGATTATAGATCTCCCGGAATCCTATCTGGATATGGTCCGCCCCGGAATCATGCTTTACGGGCTATACCCTTCAAGCGGCGTGCACCAGATCAATGCCGACTTGAAACCGGCCATGCAGATCAAAGCCCGCATTGCTCAGGTCAAGGAAGTTCCCGCAGGATTCAGGATCAGCTACGGGCACACTTACACCACCACCGCTCCCACCAGACTGGCCACAATCCCGCTGGGCTATGCCGACGGCTACAGACGACAGCTTTCCTCAGCCGGGAAGGTGCTGGTCCACGGAATACAGGCTCCGATTGTGGGCCGGGTCTGCATGGATCAGAGCGTCATTGATGTCGGAAAAATTAAAGATGTTCAGGCCGGAGATGAAGTGGTCATCATTGGAAAGCAGGAAAAGGCGGAGCTTTCCGCAGAACGGATGGCCTGTGAGCTGGGAACCATCAATTACGAGATAGTCTCCACACTCATGGCCCGGGTAACCAGAATCTACAAGGGGATTTAA
- a CDS encoding ABC transporter permease: protein MIRSLPRSKAYNWSFNCFILLYFVFLFAPLVVTCVLAFNDSNFPALPWKGFTLDWFLSSGPERIGLFHDDQNLRSIVTSFQTAFFVSIFSVIVGTCASFLFEKEEFRFKGLLYFLMLAPLVIPGVILGISLLLASNTAGLYFDETFGLDFELFRPSFWLVVLGQFSFITTFVTLVVSARLRKFDHSLEEAALNLGATQLEVIWYITLKFLRPAIIGAGAVAFLMSFENFNTTLFLVGSEPTLPINLYLQVRDGSTPVINAVSLLLIVGTSLLALCNLYFSKRGE from the coding sequence ATGATCCGTTCCTTGCCGCGCAGCAAAGCCTACAATTGGTCTTTCAATTGTTTCATCCTTTTGTATTTTGTATTTCTGTTCGCCCCGCTGGTGGTCACCTGTGTGCTGGCTTTTAACGATTCCAACTTTCCGGCTCTGCCGTGGAAGGGTTTTACTCTGGACTGGTTTTTATCCAGCGGACCGGAGCGTATCGGGCTGTTTCATGATGACCAGAACCTGCGCTCCATTGTGACCAGTTTCCAGACCGCGTTCTTTGTATCCATTTTCAGTGTCATCGTGGGCACCTGCGCCAGCTTCCTTTTCGAGAAGGAGGAGTTCCGATTCAAGGGATTGCTCTATTTTCTGATGCTGGCTCCGCTGGTCATTCCCGGTGTCATCCTCGGTATCTCCCTGCTGCTGGCATCCAATACCGCCGGGTTGTATTTCGATGAAACTTTCGGGCTTGATTTTGAACTCTTCCGGCCCAGCTTCTGGCTGGTGGTGCTGGGACAGTTTTCCTTTATCACCACCTTCGTGACTCTTGTGGTTTCGGCAAGGCTGCGCAAGTTCGACCATTCCCTTGAAGAGGCGGCCCTGAATCTCGGTGCTACCCAGTTGGAAGTAATCTGGTACATCACCCTGAAGTTCCTGCGTCCGGCTATTATAGGGGCCGGGGCAGTGGCATTTCTGATGAGTTTTGAGAACTTCAACACCACCCTCTTTCTGGTGGGATCGGAACCGACTCTGCCCATCAACCTTTATCTGCAGGTGCGTGACGGCAGTACCCCGGTGATCAATGCGGTTTCGCTGCTGCTGATTGTTGGTACTTCACTGCTGGCACTTTGTAATTTGTATTTCTCCAAGCGCGGGGAGTAG
- a CDS encoding ABC transporter permease, which produces MVRSRMVFWIFFAPVIMWLMLLIVLPLCDLLTMSFRGENDYGDMVWTLQNYANFFGEPIYWLTFVRTCLYAIVTTFIVFLLSMPVSFYIAKLARARVQGALMILLLLPFWVSELVRIYGWMILLRESGVLNFFMLKIGVIHKPVEMLYNDATMIMGLVYTSMLFMVVPLVSVMESLDDSLIEAAHDLGAGQWTIWRTIIIPHCKPGITSGSIVVFMLVLGNYLTPNLMGGKNSLWFTEQIYNQFIASFNWNQGSAFGFLLLILSSLIIWVGLKLTRQKLGEVAS; this is translated from the coding sequence ATGGTCCGTTCACGAATGGTTTTCTGGATATTTTTCGCCCCGGTGATCATGTGGCTGATGCTCCTCATCGTGCTGCCGCTCTGTGATTTGCTGACCATGAGTTTTCGCGGTGAGAACGATTACGGCGACATGGTCTGGACCCTGCAGAATTATGCTAATTTTTTTGGTGAACCCATTTACTGGCTTACCTTTGTGCGTACCTGTCTCTACGCCATTGTGACTACGTTTATCGTCTTTCTGCTCTCCATGCCTGTGTCATTTTATATTGCCAAGCTGGCTAGGGCGCGGGTGCAGGGGGCGTTGATGATTCTGCTTCTGCTGCCTTTCTGGGTCAGTGAACTGGTCCGCATTTACGGCTGGATGATTCTGCTGCGCGAGTCCGGAGTGCTTAATTTTTTCATGCTCAAGATCGGAGTGATTCATAAGCCCGTTGAGATGCTCTACAACGACGCGACCATGATCATGGGGCTGGTTTATACTTCCATGCTGTTCATGGTGGTGCCGCTGGTTTCGGTCATGGAGAGCCTTGACGACTCACTCATCGAAGCGGCCCATGATCTGGGGGCCGGGCAGTGGACCATCTGGCGGACGATCATCATTCCCCACTGTAAGCCGGGCATCACTTCCGGCTCCATCGTGGTCTTCATGCTCGTGCTCGGTAACTACCTGACCCCGAACCTCATGGGCGGCAAGAACTCCCTCTGGTTTACGGAGCAGATATACAACCAGTTCATTGCCAGTTTCAACTGGAATCAGGGTTCGGCCTTCGGCTTCCTGCTGCTGATACTTAGTTCTTTGATCATCTGGGTCGGGCTTAAATTGACCCGCCAGAAACTCGGGGAGGTGGCCTCATGA
- a CDS encoding ABC transporter ATP-binding protein: MINDLSVSDMVKKFGDFTAVDHVSFDVPAGSFFSILGPSGCGKTTLLRMIAGFEEPTSGDIEIRGGSMLGVPPNKRPVNLVFQHLALFPMMNVAENIAFGLKRRGVGAAEIAKKTETILERVGLPGYGAKQINQLSGGQKQRVAIARCLVLEPSVLLLDEPLGALDLKLREQMKVELKKLQAKVGTTFIYITHDQSEALVMSDRVAVMNNGRFEQVGSPQELYGKPATPFVAQFVGDNNKWSGKVVESDSEKVSIVTDEGYSFQTKPHGACSTGGRADLFLRPEAMLIEPKDRSGLNVFEVTVKSILFDGANSRLLTVTKEEHELIVSLPQNRRFDHIEPGNEISVGWHPDSGICFGAGE; the protein is encoded by the coding sequence ATGATCAATGATCTTTCTGTTTCTGATATGGTGAAGAAATTCGGCGACTTCACCGCTGTCGACCATGTCTCTTTCGATGTGCCTGCCGGATCGTTTTTTTCAATTCTCGGACCTTCCGGGTGCGGCAAGACCACCCTGCTGCGTATGATTGCCGGATTTGAGGAGCCCACTTCCGGGGATATTGAAATCCGGGGCGGGTCCATGCTCGGTGTGCCGCCCAACAAGCGTCCGGTTAATCTTGTGTTTCAGCATCTTGCCTTGTTTCCCATGATGAATGTTGCGGAGAACATTGCTTTCGGCCTGAAGCGTCGCGGAGTCGGTGCTGCTGAAATCGCAAAGAAGACCGAGACCATTCTGGAGCGGGTCGGGCTGCCCGGTTACGGAGCCAAGCAGATCAATCAGCTTTCCGGAGGCCAGAAGCAGAGGGTGGCTATTGCCCGTTGTCTGGTGTTGGAGCCTTCGGTGCTGCTCCTTGATGAACCTCTGGGCGCGCTGGACCTGAAGTTGCGCGAGCAGATGAAAGTGGAACTGAAGAAGCTGCAGGCCAAGGTGGGGACTACTTTTATCTACATCACCCACGACCAGTCCGAAGCTTTGGTCATGTCTGACCGGGTAGCGGTCATGAATAACGGCCGTTTCGAGCAGGTTGGCAGTCCGCAGGAACTTTACGGCAAACCCGCGACTCCTTTTGTGGCCCAGTTTGTGGGTGACAACAACAAGTGGAGCGGCAAGGTTGTTGAGAGCGACAGCGAGAAAGTCAGTATTGTCACTGATGAAGGGTACTCCTTTCAGACCAAGCCCCATGGTGCGTGTTCCACCGGAGGGCGGGCCGATCTTTTTCTGCGTCCGGAGGCCATGCTCATTGAGCCGAAAGACCGCAGCGGGCTGAATGTTTTTGAGGTCACCGTGAAAAGCATCCTTTTTGACGGGGCCAACAGCCGTTTGCTGACCGTGACTAAAGAGGAGCACGAGCTTATCGTCAGCCTGCCCCAGAACCGGAGGTTCGATCACATTGAACCGGGTAATGAAATTTCCGTGGGCTGGCATCCTGATTCCGGTATCTGTTTCGGAGCAGGGGAGTAG
- a CDS encoding extracellular solute-binding protein: MKRILVFALLTVFALAGTAQAETLKLLTWKGYAHQKLIDDFEKETGIKVEVTFSNNEEMIAKLRATRGAGFDLAQPSQDRISSVQAKYKLYQPMDYSKLDSSLFIPSMLTAVKANTLVKDKSYAAPFCWGTSGLIINSDKAPGVDSFKALIDPKYKGRVSYRLKRPTLIAMGFALGYDPFALYNKPKEYKAMLDEIAEVLIKGKAIVKNYYANGDALLESMRSGEVFVAMAWDNGGWKLHAENKAIDFKAPKEGALGWIDTFVIPAKAKNVEAAYKWINFAMRPENAGYFSSKEKYATASADALKYTEKAVAANFARSFPQSVIDNIKWYPPVPAKLESMEGKILDKIKAAN, encoded by the coding sequence ATGAAAAGGATTCTTGTATTTGCTTTGCTCACAGTGTTCGCCCTGGCCGGAACCGCGCAAGCGGAGACCCTGAAACTGTTAACCTGGAAAGGGTATGCTCATCAGAAGTTGATTGATGATTTTGAGAAGGAAACCGGAATCAAAGTCGAAGTTACTTTTTCCAACAACGAAGAAATGATCGCCAAGCTGCGGGCCACCCGTGGTGCAGGATTCGACCTTGCCCAGCCTTCTCAGGACCGTATTTCCTCCGTACAGGCAAAATACAAATTGTATCAGCCCATGGACTATTCCAAGCTTGATTCCAGCCTGTTCATCCCGTCAATGCTTACAGCGGTCAAGGCCAATACCCTTGTTAAGGATAAATCATACGCAGCACCTTTCTGCTGGGGAACTTCCGGACTGATTATCAACAGTGACAAGGCTCCGGGTGTTGATTCCTTTAAGGCTCTTATTGATCCCAAATACAAAGGCCGTGTAAGTTACCGTCTCAAGAGACCCACTCTTATCGCCATGGGCTTTGCTCTCGGCTATGATCCTTTCGCCCTCTATAATAAACCCAAAGAATACAAAGCCATGCTCGATGAGATTGCTGAGGTTCTGATCAAGGGCAAAGCCATCGTAAAGAACTACTATGCCAACGGCGACGCCCTGCTGGAATCCATGCGTTCCGGTGAGGTTTTTGTTGCCATGGCCTGGGATAACGGTGGTTGGAAACTCCACGCAGAGAATAAGGCTATTGACTTCAAGGCTCCCAAAGAAGGTGCTCTTGGCTGGATCGATACTTTCGTCATCCCGGCTAAAGCCAAGAATGTTGAAGCTGCCTACAAGTGGATCAACTTTGCTATGAGGCCTGAAAACGCAGGCTACTTCTCATCCAAAGAAAAATACGCCACTGCTTCCGCGGATGCTCTGAAGTACACCGAGAAGGCTGTTGCAGCCAACTTTGCCCGCTCCTTCCCTCAGTCGGTTATCGACAACATTAAGTGGTATCCGCCGGTACCTGCCAAGCTGGAAAGCATGGAAGGCAAGATTCTCGATAAAATCAAGGCAGCCAACTAG
- a CDS encoding MetS family NSS transporter small subunit translates to MEFSAIIMMIFGLGITWGGAWACFRIAFKNS, encoded by the coding sequence ATGGAATTCTCAGCAATCATCATGATGATTTTCGGACTGGGCATTACCTGGGGCGGGGCCTGGGCCTGCTTTCGTATAGCCTTCAAGAACAGCTAA
- a CDS encoding sodium-dependent transporter: MQNRETWGSRTGFIMAAVGSAIGLGNIWRFPYMVYENGGGAFLIPYFVAMLAAGMPFMILEFGLGQKFKGSAPKVFSSISKKWEWLGWWQVMVSFIITTYYVVVVAWAINYFLLAFNQGWTAAPKDFFFGEFLGLTDSPMNMGGVQTSILAATAAAWLMTFVAVFTGVKSGIERVSKIFMPLLFLLVFIFIGRGLMLPGAADGLQWLFKPDFHALMDGKVWADAFGQIFYSLSIGFAIMLSYASYLPKDSDINNNACMTVFINCGFSIISGIMIFSVLGYMAHQQGVPVSEVAGSGVGLAFITLPTAINLMPAPAFFGTLFFLALTVAGLSSMISLAEVVVSALIDKINMSRKVAATVFCGLGFLVSIAFTTGGGLLLLDIVDHFINNFGILMGGFIEIIFIAWFCRLDDLRNHVNLTSEIKVGALWINSLRFVVPAMLGFMLVSNFIGDLSKNYGGYSTPATIAFGWSTIAICLVFGLICARSGQGFANISGINRSFLKRS; the protein is encoded by the coding sequence ATGCAGAATAGAGAAACATGGGGCTCCCGCACCGGATTTATCATGGCTGCGGTGGGTTCTGCGATTGGTTTGGGAAACATCTGGCGTTTTCCGTATATGGTTTATGAAAACGGCGGCGGGGCATTTCTTATCCCTTACTTTGTAGCCATGCTGGCTGCGGGTATGCCGTTTATGATTCTTGAGTTCGGTCTGGGGCAGAAATTCAAAGGTTCCGCACCGAAGGTTTTTTCCTCCATTTCCAAGAAATGGGAATGGCTGGGCTGGTGGCAGGTCATGGTTTCCTTCATTATCACCACCTATTACGTGGTGGTTGTGGCCTGGGCCATCAACTATTTTCTGCTTGCTTTCAATCAGGGCTGGACAGCCGCACCCAAGGATTTCTTTTTCGGGGAATTCCTCGGCCTGACTGATTCACCCATGAATATGGGCGGAGTGCAGACTTCCATTCTTGCCGCCACTGCAGCTGCGTGGCTGATGACTTTTGTGGCTGTGTTCACCGGGGTAAAAAGCGGTATTGAACGGGTCAGCAAAATTTTCATGCCTCTGCTTTTTCTGCTGGTATTCATCTTTATCGGCCGGGGGCTGATGCTTCCCGGTGCTGCTGACGGTCTGCAGTGGCTCTTCAAGCCTGACTTCCATGCCCTCATGGACGGCAAGGTCTGGGCCGATGCTTTCGGACAGATTTTCTACAGCCTGTCCATCGGCTTTGCCATCATGCTTTCCTATGCCAGTTACCTGCCCAAAGATTCCGACATCAACAACAATGCTTGCATGACCGTGTTTATCAACTGCGGTTTCAGCATCATTTCCGGGATCATGATTTTTAGTGTGCTCGGCTACATGGCCCACCAGCAGGGGGTACCGGTCAGCGAAGTTGCCGGTTCCGGTGTCGGACTGGCCTTCATCACCCTGCCCACAGCCATCAACCTGATGCCGGCTCCCGCGTTCTTCGGAACCCTGTTCTTCCTCGCACTCACTGTTGCAGGGCTGTCCTCCATGATCTCTCTTGCGGAGGTTGTTGTTTCCGCGCTTATCGATAAGATCAACATGTCCCGTAAGGTTGCAGCCACTGTGTTCTGCGGTCTTGGCTTTCTGGTCAGCATCGCTTTCACCACCGGCGGCGGACTGCTCCTGCTGGATATCGTGGATCACTTTATCAACAATTTCGGTATCCTCATGGGCGGATTCATTGAGATTATCTTCATCGCATGGTTCTGCAGACTCGATGACCTGCGCAACCACGTGAACCTGACCTCTGAAATTAAGGTCGGTGCGCTCTGGATTAACAGCCTGCGCTTCGTTGTTCCGGCCATGCTCGGTTTCATGCTGGTTTCAAACTTTATCGGCGATCTTTCCAAGAACTACGGCGGTTATTCCACCCCGGCAACCATTGCCTTCGGCTGGTCCACAATCGCAATCTGCCTTGTGTTCGGCCTGATCTGCGCCCGCAGCGGTCAGGGATTCGCCAATATCAGCGGAATAAACAGAAGCTTTTTGAAAAGGAGCTAA